TGGGGTGGTGGTGAGGAACAGTGGGGTGGTGGTGAGGAACAGTGGGGTGGTAAGGAACAGTAAGATGGTGGTGAGGAACAGTGGGGTGGTGGTGAGGAACAGTGGGGTGGTGGTGAGGAACAGTGGGGTGGTAAGGAACAGTAAGATGGTGGTGAGGAACAGTGGGGTGGTGGTAAGGAACAGTGGGGTGGTGGTGAGGAACAGTGGGGTGGTAAGGAACAGTAAGATGGTGGTGAGGAACAGTGGGGTGGTGGTGAGGAACAGTGGGGTGGTAAGGAACAGTAAGATGGTGGTGAGGAACAGTGGGGTGGTGGTGAGGAACAGTGGGGTGGTGGTGAGGAACAGTGGGGTGGTAAGGAACAGTAAGATGGTGGTGAGGAACAGTGGGACGGTGGTGAGGAACCTGAAGTTCAAGATGCTCCATGTGAAGAAGGGCAGAAACGCAGGGTAGAAACtgtgtgctatcagccagcctgacgcctgcacagacacacgattggctgtgtgtctgtgggggagGGACAACAGATACACGGAATATAACAGAGCTCATAACATCATTAATAACGCATCGTCTCCTCAGGGTTCGTACCTGACGTGGGGCGTGCTGCAGGAGCGAGTGATGACGCGCTCCTACGGAGCCACGGAGGAGGAGGGCAGCGGCGAGCGCTTCACCGACTCCCAGTTCCTGGTGTTCATGAACCGCATCCTGGCCCTGACGGTGGCCGGCGTCTGCTGCGCCGTCTTCAAGCAGCCCAGACACACGGCGCCCATGTACAAGTACTCGTTCGCCTCCATCTCCAACATCCTGAGCAGCTGGTGCCAGTACGAGGCCCTGAAGTACATCAGCTTCCCCACACAGGTAACGGgcgggcgtccaaatacttttggccatatggtgtatttTTGCTTTATATGACAACGAACATGCAGGGCAAGCCGtagcgtagtggttaaggtactgcactagtaatcagaaggtcactggttcaagccttaccagtGCTAGGTTGCTgatgtttggcccttgagcaaggcccttaacccttaattgctcagactgtatactgtagctaaatgccataaatgtactgTGAGGGTTATGGTTAGCACGTGCTTCCTCCAGGACATGAGTTCATGAGTTCAATAGGGATCGATACCTGGCAGGCAAGGTTTGACCATGACGTAGCCCAGTGTAGGGTGCCCAGCTCATGCCAGCTGTCTCTGTGCCACCTCCAGGTGCTGGCCAAAGCCTCTAAAGTCATCCCGGTCATGCTGATGGGCAAACTGGTGTCCCACAAGAGCTACGAGTACTGGGAGTACTTCACGGCCATGCTGATCTCGGTGGGCGTCAGCATGTTCCTGCTGTCCAGCGCCGGCGCCAAGCACCCGTCCACCGTCACCACCTTCTCGGGCGTGGTCATCCTGGCCGGGTACATCACCTTCGACAGCTTCACGTCCAACTGGCAGGACGAGCTGTTCCGCCACAAGATGTCGTCGGTGCAGATGATGTTCGGGGTGAACCTGTTCTCCTGCCTGCTGACCGTGGGCGCGCTGCTGGAGACGGGCGCGCTCTTCGACTCGCTGGCCTTCATGAGCCGGCACGGCGAGTTCGCCGCCCACGCGGCGCTGCTGTCGCTCTGCTCGGCCTGCGGCCAGCTCTTCATCTTCTACACCATCGGCCAGTTCGGCGCCGCCGTCTTCACCATCATCATGACGCTGCGCCAGGCCTTCGCCATCCTGCTGTCCTGCCTGCTGTACGGCCACGCCATCTCGGCCACGGGCGGCATgggcgtggtggtggtgttcCTGGCGCTGTTTCTGCGCGTCTACGCGCGCAACCGCATGAAGAAGGGCAAGAAGGCGCCGCAGACGCCGCTGCAGAAGGTCTAGGCGGAGGACCGTGGGGGGAAATAACCACGTTTTTgtggttctgtgtgtgtgtgtgtgtgtgtgtgtgtgtgtgtgtgtgtgtgtttttactcttTGTATATAAACAGGTACAGAAAGGgaagctctttttttttaaacttgggATTTGGACTCAAACAGGAGGAAATGttacatagtgtgtgtgtgtgtgtgtgtgtgtttcctctggtTTTCGCTGAGCCAGCGTCTGGTCGCAGCGTCCCGGCGGTGTTCGGTGGGTGCGTAGGCcgttttattattcttttactGAGGAAAGCGGGACGTTCCTCGCTCACGGTTACTTTTAACGTTTATTTTAGTACAGTTTTATATTTACTCGCAGCCCTAAACGCCTCCGAACTCACTACAAATCATAATTATGgccttaatttatttatttcgctctttattattatttaggagCCGCTTTCACGTTTATTTCCGTACACGAGGGACGTTAACGATAGATCAGCTGTCGGTAAATTACAATTTGAGCtcacaagttcgaatctcagctctgctattggctCATTCAAGGGTCAGAGGGTCATAAAGGTTCCTCCTGCGACCTCTCCTGGCTGATCGGGGGATGACGAGGAtcgtgcgtgactctccgtgcacgatacagatctccatatgagcAGAAGCGATCGGTACAGCATAGGtgtcggtcaggagtggaggtctgcagcagtacaggGGAATTGGGTACGACTATACTGGGATAAATGCCGACGGCTACTCGCTCCACATCTTCCATTAACTGTTACCTTCATGTTAGCGCTCACTACGTTTAGCTCTAGCTATCAGCCGGACGGGTCCTACACGAACGTGATTGGCTCATTTAGGGGTCAGAGGGTCATAAAGGTTCCtcctgcgacctctgctggctgatcggggGATGACGAGGAtcgtgcgtgactctccgtgcacgatacagatctccatatgagcAGAGGCGATTAATACTGCGCACGACTCTGAGAGGAGGGGAATCGGGTACGACTATATTGGGATGAAACTGCACCGTGTGGGGCGCCCGTCGTCAAGGTGCGTTTGATCTTCGCTCTTCTGAACAACCTGAGATGGATTAGTGCCCCGTTCTGGGGTATTCCTGCCGCGCGTCACTGCTGCCACCCTGCCCGGGGTAAAGCGGTtgaggtatttatttatttaggattttaacgtcatgttttacactttggttccaatCATGACAGGACGGTTGGTTACAGGCGGCTCCCAgcgtttttatttgtattttatttccaCTCGTCTGTTGTCGTCTGTCTTCATGACACTTTGTTTTGGGTTCTGTTCAGATGATCCTTCCCTGCTTttggcttttttctttttctctatgACAAATGTGAAGGTGCATGTGGAGGTCCGGGGCGAGGAAATGCAAACCGTTGTGTcctgtttgtactttttcttttaaaaaaaataaaacggtGCATTAATGACGTGAGGCAAAATAAAAGAATTTGAATATTTGATGGTTGTCTGGCATCgtgattttttttaccttttggaTTCTTTTAGGGGTGAAAGAAGCGATCGGCGGCTGCGACGGACAGCCTCGACCCTCCGGGGTCGTGGGTGAGGACGGGGTCAAtgacgagagagagagaaactttAAAGAATTGAtccataaataattaatttagtgGCACCcagttggcgcagcgggatattccgctgaggttctgaactcctcggttcggtccggtcggctgggctccatctagcaagcataattggcagtgcctgcagcagcaATGTCTCTGCTAaggtgggatgaccggaatatgtgggcggggtcttaaaactctgtgtaaggaccctgattagaggcgcttgtgcagaatgcatgggtggaaaagggttccgttaaggacTGCGCGCGGGTCGTCGCAGGACAGATTGCATTGGAAGAAAATGCAccaataaattttaaaaaatggtatTTGGTAAGTCAGGGGTCCCAAAACTTTTGCACACATTCTGGATGGAATGTGCTGTAATGACCAAACCATcagaactggacccactgtaatcctgaccagaatacgaatgcttttatttgtcatcaTATAATAACGAAAgtactttccttttttttcttttttaaaaaacttttttttaaattatttatgaaattatttaaaaatatttttttattattttaatttttaatttattttttaatttttaatttatttttattttttgtttttattattttattatttttatgtattttatttatttttttattttttatttatttacatttgttattttttgtaaaaaaaaaaaaaagtttgattatttttttaatgcattttcctcctgatttagcgacccaattttgtcttccgctgctgagagatacctgattgcatccgTGGAGAGCACgtctcttccgacacgtgtacagccctcctcttctcgctcctgcattctgcacaggcgtctcttcctccaatcagggtccttacacagcgaatgaagacccacccacacacacatagtccggcccccacgcTGCatatacggtggccaattagtcgaccggtggcagtgccgagttttgaaccgagaagttcagaatctcggtgctggtgtgcccGCGGAATATCACCTGGGCGCCAACGTACCTTTCTGTGTAGTTCCGTAGTTCttcgtttggaagctggggtcagagcgcaggccGAGCTGttatacagcgcccctggagcccaTAGTTtcaaagggccttgctcaagggcccaacagtagcccACAATTGATAggccaaagctctacacacAAGAGTACCACAGTATCAGAGCTTGATGAAAGGATCAGACAAGAATTCTGACAGAATTATAAAGAACTAAACACGGTTAAAGGGAGTCCCGATACTGCGGtggtattttgttttgtttttgtgttgagtCACGATGCCGAGGGTGTTGGCACCCCTTGGTGCTCTTTGGCGCTGTTTTGAAACACAGCCTGGCCTGAAATTGAGTCAGAGGGAGCGGTAAGGGTGGAAATCTCACCTTCAACACAGATGAAGAACCACTCTGCGTACAGTAAGTGTGTTGTGTACAGTCATGGCTTCCCCACCGTATTGCACCTTGCGCCCACACGTACCCACTCGCTATACCAGCCGAACCcatgcgtgtgtttgtgtgcttttCAGTAATGCAAATGAGACGCAGCCGGTGTTTCTCTTAAAGGAACAAACAACTGAACCCTCATCAGCATCCACGAGAAGACTGGATGCTtttacagttgtagcctagtggttaaggtgctggactaataatcagaaggtcactggttcaaacccaggttgctgctgttgggcccttgagcaaggctcaatGCTCagacagtcacagtactgtcgctttggataaaggcgtctgctaaatgccgaatacGTAAACGTACAGTGCACGTAATTATTAAATACGTCGTCATAAATTATTCAGTTCCGATTCAGTCATGTTATGTGGACACATTGAACTGAATCTGAATCTTTTCTTTGATTCAAAAAAGCCCAAACGAAACACTTAACACTTGGTCGTCCGGTCGTTTGAACCTCACACTTTGCAGCACCTACAGCTGATTGGTGCAGAACTAGCAGAGCAGATCTGCTTCTCACGAGACtttaaagcatgtctgtgggaatttgtgcccgtttcatttatttaagaaaaagaatgcctttatttgtcatttatacatatacaggttcttctaaaaaaattagcatattgtgataaagttcattattttccataatgtaatgataaaaattaaactttcatatattttagattcattgcacaccaactgaaatatttcaggtcttttattgttttaatactgatgattttggcatacagctcatgaaaacccaaaattcctatctcaaaaaattagcatatttcatccgaccaataaaagaaaagtgtttttaatacaaaaaaagtcaaccttcaaataattatgttcagttatgcactcaatacttggtcgggaatccttttgcagaaatgactgcttcaatgcggcgtggcatggaggcaatcagcctgtggcactgctgaggtgttatggaggcccaggatgcttcgatagcggccttaagctcatccagagtgttgggtcttgtgtctctcaactttctcttcacaatatcccacagattctctatggggttcaggtcaggagagttggcaggccaattgagcacagtaataccatggtcagtaaaccattcaccagtggttttggcactgtgagcaggtgccaggtcgtgctgaaaaatgaaatcttcatctccataaagcttttcagcagatggaagcatgaagtgctccaaaatctcctgatagctagctgcattgaccctgcccttgataaaacacagtggaccaacaccagcagctgacatggcaccccagaccatcactgactgtgggtacttgacactggacttcaggcattttggcatttccttctccccagtcttcctccagactctggcaccttgatttccgaaaacagtactttggaccactgagcaacagtccagtgctgcttctctgtagcccaggtcaggcgcttctgccgctgtttctggttcaaaagtggcttgacctggggaatgcggcacctgtagcccatttcctgcacacgcctgtgcacggtggctctggatgtttctactccagactcagtccactgcttccgcaggtcccccaaggtctggaatcggcccttctccacaatcttcctcagggtccggtcacctcttctcgttgtgcagcgttttctgccacactttttccttcccacagacttcccactgaggtgccttgatacagcactctgggaacagcctattcgttcagaaatttctttctgtgtcttaccctcttgcttgagggtgtcaatgatggccttctggacagcagtcaggtcggcagtcttacccatgattgcagtttcgagtaatgaaccaggctgggagtttttaaaagcctcaggaatcttttgcaggtgtttagagttaattcgttgattcagatgattaggttaatagctcgtttagagaaccttttcatgatatgctaattttttgagataggaattttgggttttcatgagctgtatgccaaaatcatcagtattaaaacaataaaagacctgaaatatttcagttggtgtgcaatgaatctaaaatatatgaaagtttaatttttatcattacattatggaaaataatgaactttatcacaatatgcgaatttttttagaaggacctgtacacgtgtacagtaaaacagcttgtttggaaggcggggtcagccattgtaaggCACCTTTGGCGcagggagggttaagggccttgctaaagggcccaacattggctgcattgcagagctgggattcgaactctcaaccatACGATTGATAGTCttaagctctacccactaggctaccactgttccacaccaattcatttattatttatttagaaactGAGCTGGACTAAACCTCTCTAATGATTTATTACCCAATGGAcctattacacctgttagtgattgtTCTAGCTGAAACACGTGAACTTCTCCATATCGTGTATATCTAACGTATTAAATGCAACCAAACGTTCTGCAGTTGTAAAAACCCGATGAGGCGAATCGGGACCCCCACTACCTGACGTATGGTAATCCGATCGATGATTCAGTGCTTGATGTTGTTTTGATATGAAGACACGATGGTAACCTGGCCCCCCGTGGGTGAGGAGGGATTCCCAGATTTAGATGAGCACCCGCGCTTCCTGCTTCGTCGTAACTCTGGCGCGTGGGCGCGTCGAAGCCGCAGAGCTAGAAATCAGAAGCCGCGGTCGAGTTTTCACCCGAGTTTCCACAGGAAGGGGAAGCTGAAACCCGGGGTGGGCTTTTGTGGGCTTTTGTGGGCTTTTGTGCGAGAGGAGAGGAACAAATCGGACTTCTTTGTGCATCACTCTGGCCTTTATAACCCGGTTTACTAATCTTTCCTCCAAGCAAGAATGTGACTGAGGGGATTTCTGTCTCTCATCTCTCTTCTGTGTTTTAgggggggtgtgaatacttttgcagaGTTGAAATACTCACTCATGTTGACCTTTGGTGTTAGAGAACAAAGGATTACATTGTTTTTTTAGTGTGTTCTGCCTTTTTTCACCCAATCCACTTGTGTCCAGTTTGAGCGTATCTCTCTCTCGCCATAGCTgttgaccgcttcttttcacctgccaggggcgGAGTCTTACAGAGTCTCACAGAGCACGTTATCGCGTTCGGAGAGACATGCACTGCCATCCATGATCAGCCTTCCCCAGGGTGCAGCAATATGTCCCTAAAGGCTTTGAGATCCTAAGGACCCGGGTTTGATCCTCCCCTAATGTCATTCTGTTTAAGAACTCTGGCATGGTCTCTTGTCATAGCTgtgaaccgcttcttttcacctgtcaggtGAGTCACGGTATCATGTGTGGAGTGACATGCACTGCCATCCAGGATCAGCCCTCTCCAGGGTGCAGCAATTGTTCCCTAAAGGCTTTGAGATCCTAAGGACCCGGGTTCGATCTTTAAGGACCTTGGCATGGTTTGAGATCATGTGCATCCTGTCTTATCTGCAAATAGATGGACGGTGTGGTGTAGCAACAGGTTGGTATAGTCGGCAGGAGCTTCACACGATTCAACTGGTCAGTCCACTATGGTCCAGGACCGACTGAAGACCAGTTAAACCAGGAAAGTGAGGCGTGGTCGTTCTCAGGTATGAAAACCAGCAGTCTTGTCAGCCCTGTCTGAGATTAGAGACAGATGCTTGACCATGAAAACAAGATCCATCAAACTCCCGTTTGTGCCGACGTGGCTTCCTAAGCAGTTTGGAACCCAGTAGTGAGTGCTGCAGCCCGGacagacagtttaaacacagTTGTCTGATAGTTTGCAGTACTTATagagcagtgatagctcagtggttaaggtactggactagtaatccgaaggttgccgattcaagcccaaccaccacCAACACTggcattgttgggcccctgagcgaggcccttaaaactctcaattgctcataaattgtgttcagtcataattggtaataaattattacataattggatacaagcgtctgctaaatgccgaaaatgtaaatgtaatatctgATCTGATGGGTGCAGATCTTGCAGAGCttagaagtgtgtctgtgggaatttgtgcccgatCAGTTGTACAAAAAAGCGTTTGAATGACTGGAAAGCCTCCATTGACGTTcgggttcattccagagctgttcagtgggtaCCTTATTTTTatatcccaatttagtcatatccaattcccgatTGCGAATCCGCCGCCTCCTGCACAACCCCCAATCCGATCAAagagagccggatcaccacacggCCACTGCGACAGGGGCCCGGTCTGgggccgcttcttatcaccggTCAGTGTTGGGATCCCACAAAGATCTGTATCGAGGTCAGAGATCtgagcaggacactggagcttctttaaaAAGAGtttgctcatgctggaacaggtaagagccttccctaaactgttgctgcaaagttgggttcaagccccaccactgtcaggttgcagctgttgggcccttaaccctcaattgctgctcagactgtttactgtcactgtactgtaagtcgctttggataaaggtgtctgctgaatgctgaagatgtaaatgtaaacgttgTTGCTGGACGGGCGATGGCTACGTCTCGGACGCCACGCCTCAGAGGCCACGTCTCAGGCCCCAGTGCACACCGGCGCATCTTCAGTGTCGATCGTCAGATCGTGAGCTGAACTTTGAGCCGGTTATGAGTGATTCACGGCGGTTCGGCGGCTTCCAGCGACTCATTTCTGCACCTGAGGATGTGAACCGAGCACCACAGCAGAaacctcctcctccacctcctgcTCCACCTCCTCCCCCTCACAGCGCCTCCTTACCCTAGAGCATGTGATTTAGAAGAAACCCAAATATGTGATGCAACACCAGAAACGTTCGAGCGGTGAATTCAGCCGTCTGTAGGCGGCACCACAGATCCTGCTCGCTGATAACGGGGCTCACTTACATTCATTTACTTGAAATACACAAAACgtacaaaagtattggggcGCCCCTTCTTCAAGGTTTTGAATTCGTGTTTcggccacaacagttgctaaaattagtaataaatcagttatttaaaggaaattctgtgctttcaactttgaagtagcagtttagggaagaccccaccactgttgggcccttataattgtaagtcgatttggataaaaagcgtctgctaaatgccgaattATAAATGTTATATCTGATGGGTGCAGATctgcttttcacaagactttgaagtgtgtctgtgggaatttgtgcccgatCAGTTGCACAAAAGAGCGTTTGAATGACCGAAAAGCCTCCAATGACGTTcaggttcattccagagctcttgagtgggtgagtgggacCCCCCCTCCTTCCTTCTCTTTatatcccaatttagtcatatccaatttccGATTCTGAATCCGCCGCCTCTTGCACAACCCCCAATCCGATCAAAGAGAGCCGGATCGGCACACTGCGACACGGGCCCGGTCTggggccacttcttatcacctgtcagtgttgGGATCACACAAAGATCCGTATCgcgtatggagagccacgctgTTAagcggggctgaggtcagaggtctgagcaggacactggagcttctttaaactgagtttgctcatgctggaacaggtaagagccttccctaaactgttggaagcATAGACTTTCCTTTATATGATAAATCAATCACacctgttgtggctaaaacacttgaattccattattagaaggggcgtcccaatacttttgcccccCTCCTTTTTatatcccaatttagtcatatccaattcccgatTGTGATTCCATCGCCTCTTGCACAACCCCCAATCCGATCAAAGAGAGCCGGATCGGCACACGCCCACTGCGACACGGGCCCGGTCTGTCGTCCTGGACCTCTGGAGTCCTGAGCtcaaccccactcaacagctctgggatgaaccggaacatcaactgaggctttcttgaccgacGTCAGTGCCCGGCCAtaaaaatgctgtcatcttttgactaaatgaacacaaattcccacagacatacttcaaattcttgtgagaagcttttgTATATAGAGAAGTATacagggtccaacagtgacaac
The sequence above is drawn from the Trichomycterus rosablanca isolate fTriRos1 chromosome 9, fTriRos1.hap1, whole genome shotgun sequence genome and encodes:
- the slc35b2 gene encoding adenosine 3'-phospho 5'-phosphosulfate transporter 1, yielding MPPLLCSASPVLLLALCGSALADAGDSPFLDGWQDMWVFRFFLNILGYSTIIIPGYFLIRHFKRTNYLETGRGVCFPVIKSCVFGSDAKSTLLDDPAPSARTETDSSSSTQQALKLVFCAVGLQGSYLTWGVLQERVMTRSYGATEEEGSGERFTDSQFLVFMNRILALTVAGVCCAVFKQPRHTAPMYKYSFASISNILSSWCQYEALKYISFPTQVLAKASKVIPVMLMGKLVSHKSYEYWEYFTAMLISVGVSMFLLSSAGAKHPSTVTTFSGVVILAGYITFDSFTSNWQDELFRHKMSSVQMMFGVNLFSCLLTVGALLETGALFDSLAFMSRHGEFAAHAALLSLCSACGQLFIFYTIGQFGAAVFTIIMTLRQAFAILLSCLLYGHAISATGGMGVVVVFLALFLRVYARNRMKKGKKAPQTPLQKV